In a single window of the Dromaius novaehollandiae isolate bDroNov1 chromosome 17, bDroNov1.hap1, whole genome shotgun sequence genome:
- the CUX2 gene encoding homeobox protein cut-like 2 isoform X1 has protein sequence MLLWRYRPAGGAGASFAVAVVQPLSQMHLDIRKGIHLLSPCNPAAAIPRCLFDDPAPVLEAARSLEDRLQQLQRLEPPNPPPKDLGRQWKKHPEPGGTQARREAASPAGLTAADESGLAGADGSALFAETSLQRNEAEKQKGLQDAQVTLAARLGEAEEKIKVLHSALKATQTELLELRCKYDEEAASKADEVAMIMTNLEKANQRAEAAQREVESLREQLASVNSSLRLACCSPQGAGGDKVHYSLCSGPRLEAALAAKDREILRLLKDVQHLQGSLQELEESSASHIAELEGQLAAKNEAIEKLEEKLQAQADYEEIKTELSILKAMKVASASCSLPQASARPRARRRRRPARSPPNPLPPPSLSSQSVSKPEEALLLGKEAFYPSQKYLLEKPSLLASAEEDPSEDEAVRESLGLEQPFPSPQRLAHAPADEPASPAPGPPPHGPGPAPEGQRTFSLSPFAGAAPGERLPADAPLPRPVAPAGYKSEGAAGPPFASAYFAGKGSGGGTAAASDAGEPCEGGAADEEQLDTAEIAFQVKEQLLKHNIGQRVFGHYVLGLSQGSVSEILARPKPWRKLTVKGKEPFIKMKQFLADEQNVLALRTIQVRQRGSITPRIRTPETGSDDAIKNILEQAKKEIESQKGGEPKTASAPQAVANGSGSGSGGSEDAIKSILEQARREMQAQQQALLEMEAGAGGAGGTPPAERATLAAVSQNIVQAYIKQEEGGGAGAGAGAGAGTGAAPLAVLSPAAFVQSIIRKVKSEIGDAGSYFDQHWAAERSLLSRPYASVSPSPSSSSSSYSSVANGRAWPRGDAGEGGANDEEPPAADEEPHRATEVKSEGAEPPAAGRLSYYPAYVPRTLKPTVPPLTPEQYELYMYREVDTLELTRQVKEKLAKNGICQRIFGEKVLGLSQGSVSDMLSRPKPWSKLTQKGREPFIRMQLWLTDQLGQGISQQPTPSQASPAEARSSPSPPPSPSEQDKGSQEPLALALESSKENQQPESRSASALSGKTCPNSQGPVGIQEIVAMSPELDTYSITKKVKEVLTDNNLGQRLFGESILGLTQGSVSDLLSRPKPWHKLSLKGREPFVRMQLWLNDPHNVEKLRDMKKLEKKAYLKRRYGLIGAGSDSESPGARSECASPSLQPQELSLLQIKKPRVVLAPEEKEALKKAYQLEPYPSQQTIELLSFQLNLKTNTVINWFHNYRSRMRREMLVEGAQDNDTDPEASGGAGPAPSGARPPSPGSEGEEPKPAPAEDEPPPQVKEERAEAGERGGCRGRRDSCSPAGEPEPAAARDAAPGAGGLPASFKSASESSRCSLELSLNSPSAASSPGLAASGSPLPCSAGPLSPALPPAPGPRLSTSVQRRHEKMANLNNIIHRLERAANRDEALEWEF, from the exons ATGTTGCTCTGGAGATACCGGCCGGCCGGAGGAGCGGGAGCATCTTTTGCCGTCGCTGTGGTTCAGCCCCTGAGCCAAATGCATCTTGACATTAGGAAAGGAATACATTTGCTCAGCCCTTGTAACCCCGCTGCGGCTATCCCCAGGTGTCTTTTCGACG ACCCCGCGCCGGTGCTGGAGGCTGCCCGGAGCTTGGAGGAccggctgcagcagctccagcgccTCGAGCCCCCCAACCCGCCCCCCAAGGACCTCGGCCGCCAGTGGAAGAAGCACCCGGAGCCCGGCGGCACCCAAG CGCGGCGCGAGGCAGCGTCTCCGGCCGGGCTCACCGCGGCGGacgagagcgggctcgccggcgccGACGGCTCAGCGCTTTTCGCAGAAACCTCGCTGCAGAGAAATGAGGCAGAAAAGCAAAA GGGGCTGCAGGACGCGCAGGTCACTCTGGCCGCTCGCCTGGGCGAAGCCGAGGAGAAGATCAAGGTGCTGCACTCAG CGCTGAAGGCGACCCAGACGGAGCTGCTCGAGCTGCGGTGCAAATATGACGAGGAAGCCGCCTCCAA GGCCGACGAGGTGGCGATGATCATGACGAACCTGGAGAAAGCCAACCAG CGAGCGGAGGCGGCTCAGCGGGAGGTGGAGAGCCTGCGGGAGCAGCTGGCCTCCGTGAACAGCTCCCTGCGCCTGGCCTGCTGCTCGCCGCAGGGGGCCGGCGGG GACAAAGTGCACTATTCCCTGTGCTCAGGGCCGAGGCTGGAGGCGGCGCTGGCCGCCAAGGACCGGGAGATCCTGCGGCTGCTCAAGGACGTGCAGCACCTCCAGGGCtcgctgcaggagctggaggagtcCTCGGCCAGCCACATCGCCGAGCTGGAGGGGCAGCTGGCCGCCAAGAACGAGGCCATCGAG aagctggaggagaagctgcaggcCCAGGCCGACTACGAGGAGATCAAGACAGAGCTGAG CATCCTGAAAGCGATGAAGGTGGCGTCCGCCAGCTGCAGCCTGCCGCAGGCAagtgcccggccccgcgcccgccgccgccgccgccctgcccgctCGCCCCCCAACCCTCTCCCGCCTCCGTCTCTCTCTTCCCAGAGCGTCTCGAAGCCGGAGGAGGCTCTGCTGCTGGGCAAGGAGGCCTTCTACCCCTCCCAGAAGTACCTGCTGGAGAAGCCGAGCCTGCTCGCCAGCGCTG AGGAGGATCCCTCCGAGGACGAGGCGGTGAGGGAGTCCCTGGGCCTGGAGCAGCCGTTCCCGTCCCCGCAGCGGCTCGCGCACGCCCCGGCCGACGAGCCCGCCtcgccggcgcccggcccgccgccccacggccccggcccggcccccgagGGCCAGCGGACGTTCTCGCTGTCCCCCTTcgccggcgcggcgcccggcgagAGGCTCCCGGCGGACGCGCCGCTCCCCAGGCCCGTGGCGCCGGCCGGCTACAAGAGCGAgggtgccgcggggccgccctTCGCCTCCGCCTACTTCGCCGGcaagggcagcggcggcggcaccgcggcggccaGCGACGCCGGCGAGCCGTGCGAGGGCGGCGCCGCCGACGAGGAGCAGCTCGACACGGCCGAAATCGCCTTCCAGGTGAAGGAGCAGCTGCTGAAGCACAACATCGGGCAGCGGGTCTTCGGCCACTACGTGCTGGGGCTGTCGCAGGGCTCCGTCAGCGAGATCCTGGCCCGGCCCAAGCCCTGGCGCAAGCTGACGGTGAAGGGCAAGGAGCCGTTCATCAAGATGAAGCAGTTCCTGGCCGACGAGCAGAACGTGCTGGCGCTGAGGACGATCCAGGTGCGACAGAGAG GTAGCATCACGCCACGGATCAGGACGCCAGAAACCGGCTCCGACGATGCCATCAAAAACATCCTGGAGCAGGCGAAGAAGGAGATCGAGTCGCAGAAGGGAG gcGAGCCCAAAACCGCCTCGGCCCCGCAGGCGGTCGCCaacggctccggctccggctccggcggctCGGAGGACGCCATCAAGAGCATCCTGGAGCAGGCGCGGCGGGAGATGCAGGCGCAGCAGCAGGCGCTGCTGGAGATggaggcgggggccgggggggccgggggcacgcCGCCCGCCGAGCGCGCCACGCTGGCCGCCGTCAGCCAGAACATCGTGCAGGCCTACATCAAGCaggaggagggcggcggggccggggcgggggccggggctggggccgggaccggggcggCTCCCCTCGCCGTGCTCTCGCCCGCCGCCTTCGTCCAGAGCATCATCCGCAAGGTCAAGTCGGAGATCGGCGACGCCGGCTCCTACTTCGACCAGCACTGGGCGGCCGAGCGGAGCCTGCTCAGCCGGCCCTACGCCTCCGTGTCgccctcgccctcctcctcctcctcgagcTACTCCAGCGTGGCCAACGGCCGGGCCTGGCCCCGCGGCGACGCCGGCGAGGGCGGCGCCAACGACGAGGAGCCGCCGGCGGCGGACGAGGAGCCGCACAGGGCGACGGAGGTGAAGTCGGAGGGCGCcgagccgccggccgccggccGCCTCTCCTACTACCCGGCCTACGTGCCGCGGACGCTGAAGCCCACGGTGCCGCCGCTGACGCCGGAGCAGTACGAGCTGTACATGTACAGGGAGGTGGACACGCTGGAGCTGACGCGGCAGGTCAAGGAGAAGCTGGCCAAGAACGGCATCTGCCAGCGGATCTTCGGGGAGAAG GTGCTGGGCCTGTCGCAGGGCAGCGTGAGCGACATGCTGTCGCGGCCCAAGCCGTGGAGCAAGCTGACGCAGAAGGGCCGGGAGCCCTTCATCCGCATGCAGCTGTGGCTGACGGACCAGCTGGGCCAGGGCATCAGCCAGCAGCCCACCCCCTCGCAGG CCAGCCCCGCGGAGGCCCGGTCGTCCCCCTCGCCGCCACCCAGCCCCTCGGAGCAGGACAAGGGCTCCCAGGAgccgctcgccctcgccctggAGAGCAGCAAGGAGAACCAGCAGCCCGAGAGCCGCTCGGCCTCCGCGCTGAGCGGGAAGACCTGCCCCAACAGCCAGGGGCCCGTGGGCATCCAGGAGATCGTCGCCATGTCCCCCGAGCTGGACACCTACTCCATCACCAAGAAGGTCAAGGAGGTGTTGACGGACAACAACCTAG GCCAGCGGCTGTTCGGGGAGAGCATCCTGGGCCTGACGCAGGGCTCGGTGTCCGATCTCCTCTCCAGGCCCAAACCGTGGCACAAGCTGAGCCTGAAGGGGAGGGAGCCCTTCGTCCGCATGCAGCTCTGGCTCAACGACCCCCACAACGTCGAGAAGCTCCGCGACATGAAGAAGCTGGAGAAGAAAG CCTACCTGAAGCGTCGCTACGGGCTGATCGGCGCCGGCTCGGACAGCGAGTCGCCCGGCGCCCGCTCCGAGtgcgccagccccagcctccagcCGCAGGAGCTCAGCCTGCTGCAGATCAAGAAGCCCCGGGTGGTCTTGGCGCCGGAGGAGAAGGAAGCCTTGAAGAAGGCCTACCAGCTGGAGCCCTACCCCTCGCAGCAGACCATCGAgctgctctccttccagctcaACCTCAAGACCAACACGGTCATCAACTGGTTCCACAACTACAG GTCGCGGATGCGCCGGGAGATGCTGGTGGAGGGCGCCCAGGACAACGACACGGACCCGGAggcgagcggcggggccggccccgcaccctccgGCGCCCGGCCGCCGAGCCCCGGCTCCGAGGGCGAGGAGCCGAAGCCGGCGCCGGCGGAGGACGAGCCCCCGCCGCAGGTGAAGGAGGAGCGAGCCGAGGCCGGCGAGCGGGGTggctgccgcggccgccgggaCTCGTGCAGCCCGGCCGGTGAGCCGGAGCCGGCCGCAGCTCGGgacgcggcccccggcgccggcggcctccccgccaGCTTCAAATCCGCCTCGGAGTCGTCCCGCTGCAGCCTCGAGCTCTCCCTCAACTCGCCCTCGGCGGCctcctcgcccggcctcgccgcctccggctcgcccctgccctgctccgcCGGGCCCCTCTcgccggcgctgcccccggcccccggcccccggctcaGCACCAGCGTCCAGCGGCGGCACGAGAAGATGGCCAACCTCAACAACATCATCCACCGCCTGGAGCGGGCCGCCAACCGCGACGAGGCCCTCGAGTGGGAGTTCTGA
- the CUX2 gene encoding homeobox protein cut-like 2 isoform X3, translated as MLLWRYRPAGGAGASFAVAVVQPLSQMHLDIRKGIHLLSPCNPAAAIPRCLFDDPAPVLEAARSLEDRLQQLQRLEPPNPPPKDLGRQWKKHPEPGGTQARREAASPAGLTAADESGLAGADGSALFAETSLQRNEAEKQKGLQDAQVTLAARLGEAEEKIKVLHSALKATQTELLELRCKYDEEAASKADEVAMIMTNLEKANQRAEAAQREVESLREQLASVNSSLRLACCSPQGAGGDKVHYSLCSGPRLEAALAAKDREILRLLKDVQHLQGSLQELEESSASHIAELEGQLAAKNEAIEKLEEKLQAQADYEEIKTELSILKAMKVASASCSLPQSVSKPEEALLLGKEAFYPSQKYLLEKPSLLASAGRVTAFSRRLSEGASLPRGAIVPPPSPSPPEEDPSEDEAVKEQLLKHNIGQRVFGHYVLGLSQGSVSEILARPKPWRKLTVKGKEPFIKMKQFLADEQNVLALRTIQVRQRGSITPRIRTPETGSDDAIKNILEQAKKEIESQKGGEPKTASAPQAVANGSGSGSGGSEDAIKSILEQARREMQAQQQALLEMEAGAGGAGGTPPAERATLAAVSQNIVQAYIKQEEGGGAGAGAGAGAGTGAAPLAVLSPAAFVQSIIRKVKSEIGDAGSYFDQHWAAERSLLSRPYASVSPSPSSSSSSYSSVANGRAWPRGDAGEGGANDEEPPAADEEPHRATEVKSEGAEPPAAGRLSYYPAYVPRTLKPTVPPLTPEQYELYMYREVDTLELTRQVKEKLAKNGICQRIFGEKVLGLSQGSVSDMLSRPKPWSKLTQKGREPFIRMQLWLTDQLGQGISQQPTPSQASPAEARSSPSPPPSPSEQDKGSQEPLALALESSKENQQPESRSASALSGKTCPNSQGPVGIQEIVAMSPELDTYSITKKVKEVLTDNNLGQRLFGESILGLTQGSVSDLLSRPKPWHKLSLKGREPFVRMQLWLNDPHNVEKLRDMKKLEKKAYLKRRYGLIGAGSDSESPGARSECASPSLQPQELSLLQIKKPRVVLAPEEKEALKKAYQLEPYPSQQTIELLSFQLNLKTNTVINWFHNYRSRMRREMLVEGAQDNDTDPEASGGAGPAPSGARPPSPGSEGEEPKPAPAEDEPPPQVKEERAEAGERGGCRGRRDSCSPAGEPEPAAARDAAPGAGGLPASFKSASESSRCSLELSLNSPSAASSPGLAASGSPLPCSAGPLSPALPPAPGPRLSTSVQRRHEKMANLNNIIHRLERAANRDEALEWEF; from the exons ATGTTGCTCTGGAGATACCGGCCGGCCGGAGGAGCGGGAGCATCTTTTGCCGTCGCTGTGGTTCAGCCCCTGAGCCAAATGCATCTTGACATTAGGAAAGGAATACATTTGCTCAGCCCTTGTAACCCCGCTGCGGCTATCCCCAGGTGTCTTTTCGACG ACCCCGCGCCGGTGCTGGAGGCTGCCCGGAGCTTGGAGGAccggctgcagcagctccagcgccTCGAGCCCCCCAACCCGCCCCCCAAGGACCTCGGCCGCCAGTGGAAGAAGCACCCGGAGCCCGGCGGCACCCAAG CGCGGCGCGAGGCAGCGTCTCCGGCCGGGCTCACCGCGGCGGacgagagcgggctcgccggcgccGACGGCTCAGCGCTTTTCGCAGAAACCTCGCTGCAGAGAAATGAGGCAGAAAAGCAAAA GGGGCTGCAGGACGCGCAGGTCACTCTGGCCGCTCGCCTGGGCGAAGCCGAGGAGAAGATCAAGGTGCTGCACTCAG CGCTGAAGGCGACCCAGACGGAGCTGCTCGAGCTGCGGTGCAAATATGACGAGGAAGCCGCCTCCAA GGCCGACGAGGTGGCGATGATCATGACGAACCTGGAGAAAGCCAACCAG CGAGCGGAGGCGGCTCAGCGGGAGGTGGAGAGCCTGCGGGAGCAGCTGGCCTCCGTGAACAGCTCCCTGCGCCTGGCCTGCTGCTCGCCGCAGGGGGCCGGCGGG GACAAAGTGCACTATTCCCTGTGCTCAGGGCCGAGGCTGGAGGCGGCGCTGGCCGCCAAGGACCGGGAGATCCTGCGGCTGCTCAAGGACGTGCAGCACCTCCAGGGCtcgctgcaggagctggaggagtcCTCGGCCAGCCACATCGCCGAGCTGGAGGGGCAGCTGGCCGCCAAGAACGAGGCCATCGAG aagctggaggagaagctgcaggcCCAGGCCGACTACGAGGAGATCAAGACAGAGCTGAG CATCCTGAAAGCGATGAAGGTGGCGTCCGCCAGCTGCAGCCTGCCGCAG AGCGTCTCGAAGCCGGAGGAGGCTCTGCTGCTGGGCAAGGAGGCCTTCTACCCCTCCCAGAAGTACCTGCTGGAGAAGCCGAGCCTGCTCGCCAGCGCTGGTAGGGTGACGGCGTTTTCCCGGCGGCTTTCGGAGGGGGCTTCGCTGCCCCGGGGAGCTATAGTGCCTCCCCCGTCTCCGTCCCCTCCAGAGGAGGATCCCTCCGAGGACGAGGCG GTGAAGGAGCAGCTGCTGAAGCACAACATCGGGCAGCGGGTCTTCGGCCACTACGTGCTGGGGCTGTCGCAGGGCTCCGTCAGCGAGATCCTGGCCCGGCCCAAGCCCTGGCGCAAGCTGACGGTGAAGGGCAAGGAGCCGTTCATCAAGATGAAGCAGTTCCTGGCCGACGAGCAGAACGTGCTGGCGCTGAGGACGATCCAGGTGCGACAGAGAG GTAGCATCACGCCACGGATCAGGACGCCAGAAACCGGCTCCGACGATGCCATCAAAAACATCCTGGAGCAGGCGAAGAAGGAGATCGAGTCGCAGAAGGGAG gcGAGCCCAAAACCGCCTCGGCCCCGCAGGCGGTCGCCaacggctccggctccggctccggcggctCGGAGGACGCCATCAAGAGCATCCTGGAGCAGGCGCGGCGGGAGATGCAGGCGCAGCAGCAGGCGCTGCTGGAGATggaggcgggggccgggggggccgggggcacgcCGCCCGCCGAGCGCGCCACGCTGGCCGCCGTCAGCCAGAACATCGTGCAGGCCTACATCAAGCaggaggagggcggcggggccggggcgggggccggggctggggccgggaccggggcggCTCCCCTCGCCGTGCTCTCGCCCGCCGCCTTCGTCCAGAGCATCATCCGCAAGGTCAAGTCGGAGATCGGCGACGCCGGCTCCTACTTCGACCAGCACTGGGCGGCCGAGCGGAGCCTGCTCAGCCGGCCCTACGCCTCCGTGTCgccctcgccctcctcctcctcctcgagcTACTCCAGCGTGGCCAACGGCCGGGCCTGGCCCCGCGGCGACGCCGGCGAGGGCGGCGCCAACGACGAGGAGCCGCCGGCGGCGGACGAGGAGCCGCACAGGGCGACGGAGGTGAAGTCGGAGGGCGCcgagccgccggccgccggccGCCTCTCCTACTACCCGGCCTACGTGCCGCGGACGCTGAAGCCCACGGTGCCGCCGCTGACGCCGGAGCAGTACGAGCTGTACATGTACAGGGAGGTGGACACGCTGGAGCTGACGCGGCAGGTCAAGGAGAAGCTGGCCAAGAACGGCATCTGCCAGCGGATCTTCGGGGAGAAG GTGCTGGGCCTGTCGCAGGGCAGCGTGAGCGACATGCTGTCGCGGCCCAAGCCGTGGAGCAAGCTGACGCAGAAGGGCCGGGAGCCCTTCATCCGCATGCAGCTGTGGCTGACGGACCAGCTGGGCCAGGGCATCAGCCAGCAGCCCACCCCCTCGCAGG CCAGCCCCGCGGAGGCCCGGTCGTCCCCCTCGCCGCCACCCAGCCCCTCGGAGCAGGACAAGGGCTCCCAGGAgccgctcgccctcgccctggAGAGCAGCAAGGAGAACCAGCAGCCCGAGAGCCGCTCGGCCTCCGCGCTGAGCGGGAAGACCTGCCCCAACAGCCAGGGGCCCGTGGGCATCCAGGAGATCGTCGCCATGTCCCCCGAGCTGGACACCTACTCCATCACCAAGAAGGTCAAGGAGGTGTTGACGGACAACAACCTAG GCCAGCGGCTGTTCGGGGAGAGCATCCTGGGCCTGACGCAGGGCTCGGTGTCCGATCTCCTCTCCAGGCCCAAACCGTGGCACAAGCTGAGCCTGAAGGGGAGGGAGCCCTTCGTCCGCATGCAGCTCTGGCTCAACGACCCCCACAACGTCGAGAAGCTCCGCGACATGAAGAAGCTGGAGAAGAAAG CCTACCTGAAGCGTCGCTACGGGCTGATCGGCGCCGGCTCGGACAGCGAGTCGCCCGGCGCCCGCTCCGAGtgcgccagccccagcctccagcCGCAGGAGCTCAGCCTGCTGCAGATCAAGAAGCCCCGGGTGGTCTTGGCGCCGGAGGAGAAGGAAGCCTTGAAGAAGGCCTACCAGCTGGAGCCCTACCCCTCGCAGCAGACCATCGAgctgctctccttccagctcaACCTCAAGACCAACACGGTCATCAACTGGTTCCACAACTACAG GTCGCGGATGCGCCGGGAGATGCTGGTGGAGGGCGCCCAGGACAACGACACGGACCCGGAggcgagcggcggggccggccccgcaccctccgGCGCCCGGCCGCCGAGCCCCGGCTCCGAGGGCGAGGAGCCGAAGCCGGCGCCGGCGGAGGACGAGCCCCCGCCGCAGGTGAAGGAGGAGCGAGCCGAGGCCGGCGAGCGGGGTggctgccgcggccgccgggaCTCGTGCAGCCCGGCCGGTGAGCCGGAGCCGGCCGCAGCTCGGgacgcggcccccggcgccggcggcctccccgccaGCTTCAAATCCGCCTCGGAGTCGTCCCGCTGCAGCCTCGAGCTCTCCCTCAACTCGCCCTCGGCGGCctcctcgcccggcctcgccgcctccggctcgcccctgccctgctccgcCGGGCCCCTCTcgccggcgctgcccccggcccccggcccccggctcaGCACCAGCGTCCAGCGGCGGCACGAGAAGATGGCCAACCTCAACAACATCATCCACCGCCTGGAGCGGGCCGCCAACCGCGACGAGGCCCTCGAGTGGGAGTTCTGA